A window of the Eubalaena glacialis isolate mEubGla1 chromosome 9, mEubGla1.1.hap2.+ XY, whole genome shotgun sequence genome harbors these coding sequences:
- the FGF17 gene encoding fibroblast growth factor 17 isoform X1 codes for MGAARLLPNLTLCLQLLILCCQTQGENHPSPNFNQYVRDQGAMTDQLSRRQIREYQLYSRTSGKHVQVTGRRISATAEDGNKFAKLIVETDTFGSRVRIKGAESEKYICMNKKGKLIGKPSGKSKDCVFTEIVLENNYTAFQNARHEGWFMAFTRQGRPRQASRSRQNQREAHFIKRLYQGQLPFPNHAERQKQFEFVGSAPTRRTKRTRRPQPLT; via the exons ATGGGAGCCGCCCGCCTGCTGCCCAACCTCACGCT GTGCCTGCAGCTGCTGATTCTCTGCTGTCAAACTCAG GGGGAGAATCACCCGTCTCCTAATTTTAACCAGTACGTGAGGGACCAGGGTGCCATGACTGACCAGCTGAGCCGGCGGCAGATCCGCGAGTACCAGCTCTACAGCCGGACCAGCGGCAAGCACGTGCAGGTCACTGGGCGTCGCATCTCCGCCACCGCTGAGGACGGCAACAAGTTTG ccaAGCTCATAGTGGAGACAGACACCTTCGGAAGCCGGGTGCGCATCAAGGGAGCTGAGAGCGAGAAATACATCTGTATGAACAAGAAGGGCAAGCTCATCGGGAAG CCCAGCGGAAAGAGCAAAGACTGCGTGTTCACAGAGATCGTGCTGGAGAACAACTACACAGCATTCCAGAACGCCCGGCACGAGGGCTGGTTCATGGCCTTCACGCGGCAGGGCCGGCCCCGCCAGGCCTCCCGCAGCCGCCAGAACCAGCGAGAGGCTCACTTCATCAAACGCCTCTACCAGGGCCAGCTGCCCTTCCCCAACCACGCCGAGAGGCAGAAGCAGTTCGAGTTTGTGGGCTCAGCCCCCACCCGCCGGACCAAGCGCACTCGGAGGCCACAGCCCCTGACATAG
- the FGF17 gene encoding fibroblast growth factor 17 isoform X2 gives MGAARLLPNLTLCLQLLILCCQTQYVRDQGAMTDQLSRRQIREYQLYSRTSGKHVQVTGRRISATAEDGNKFAKLIVETDTFGSRVRIKGAESEKYICMNKKGKLIGKPSGKSKDCVFTEIVLENNYTAFQNARHEGWFMAFTRQGRPRQASRSRQNQREAHFIKRLYQGQLPFPNHAERQKQFEFVGSAPTRRTKRTRRPQPLT, from the exons ATGGGAGCCGCCCGCCTGCTGCCCAACCTCACGCT GTGCCTGCAGCTGCTGATTCTCTGCTGTCAAACTCAG TACGTGAGGGACCAGGGTGCCATGACTGACCAGCTGAGCCGGCGGCAGATCCGCGAGTACCAGCTCTACAGCCGGACCAGCGGCAAGCACGTGCAGGTCACTGGGCGTCGCATCTCCGCCACCGCTGAGGACGGCAACAAGTTTG ccaAGCTCATAGTGGAGACAGACACCTTCGGAAGCCGGGTGCGCATCAAGGGAGCTGAGAGCGAGAAATACATCTGTATGAACAAGAAGGGCAAGCTCATCGGGAAG CCCAGCGGAAAGAGCAAAGACTGCGTGTTCACAGAGATCGTGCTGGAGAACAACTACACAGCATTCCAGAACGCCCGGCACGAGGGCTGGTTCATGGCCTTCACGCGGCAGGGCCGGCCCCGCCAGGCCTCCCGCAGCCGCCAGAACCAGCGAGAGGCTCACTTCATCAAACGCCTCTACCAGGGCCAGCTGCCCTTCCCCAACCACGCCGAGAGGCAGAAGCAGTTCGAGTTTGTGGGCTCAGCCCCCACCCGCCGGACCAAGCGCACTCGGAGGCCACAGCCCCTGACATAG